A single genomic interval of Pyrobaculum arsenaticum DSM 13514 harbors:
- a CDS encoding ABC transporter ATP-binding protein has protein sequence MTVVRLERLRKVFDGRVVAVDDVDLVVGDGEVVAVLGPSGCGKTTLLRLVAGLEEPTSGRIFFDDRDVTHLPTQERNTAVVPQTWALWPHMTVFENVAYGLKLRAKRLRLTKAEVEKRVMEALELVGLAGLEKRRPFQLSGGQQQRVALARALVVQPEVLLLDEPLANLDAKLRVELRDEVRKIAKRLSITTIYVTHDQEEAFAVADRIAVMNAGRIMQVGTPEEIYHKPANLFVATFVGRSNVLRGRVIEAKGEAVVVDVGFPISAYSREKAAPGDEVSVVVRPEDIYMGNGSLRCVVEDVVFLGRHYQTTLKCGGARLKAEGSMPPAARGEEIAVEVARAWAFKT, from the coding sequence GTGACAGTTGTAAGGCTGGAGAGGCTCCGCAAAGTCTTCGATGGCAGAGTTGTGGCTGTTGACGACGTAGATCTCGTCGTAGGCGACGGCGAGGTTGTGGCCGTCCTCGGCCCATCTGGCTGCGGCAAAACCACGCTCCTCCGCCTCGTCGCTGGGCTAGAGGAGCCCACCTCCGGCCGCATATTTTTCGACGACAGAGACGTGACGCATCTGCCGACTCAGGAGAGGAACACAGCCGTGGTGCCGCAGACTTGGGCCCTATGGCCGCACATGACGGTTTTTGAAAACGTGGCCTATGGCCTCAAGCTCAGGGCCAAGAGGCTTAGGCTCACCAAGGCCGAGGTGGAGAAGAGGGTTATGGAGGCGCTGGAGCTTGTCGGCCTCGCCGGCCTCGAAAAGAGGCGGCCTTTCCAGCTGTCTGGGGGCCAGCAGCAACGGGTGGCCCTCGCTAGAGCGCTGGTGGTTCAGCCGGAAGTGCTCCTCCTCGACGAGCCGCTTGCCAACCTCGACGCGAAGCTGAGGGTTGAGCTAAGGGATGAGGTAAGGAAGATCGCAAAGAGGTTGTCCATCACGACGATCTACGTTACGCATGACCAAGAGGAGGCCTTCGCCGTGGCTGATAGAATTGCCGTAATGAATGCGGGAAGGATCATGCAGGTGGGGACTCCTGAGGAGATCTACCACAAGCCGGCTAACTTATTTGTGGCCACCTTCGTGGGTAGATCCAACGTGCTGAGGGGCAGGGTAATAGAGGCCAAGGGGGAGGCTGTGGTGGTAGACGTGGGGTTCCCCATCTCTGCCTACAGCCGCGAAAAGGCGGCGCCGGGGGACGAAGTCTCCGTCGTGGTACGCCCAGAAGATATATACATGGGCAACGGGTCTCTCCGGTGCGTCGTGGAGGATGTGGTCTTTCTCGGGAGGCACTACCAGACAACCCTCAAATGTGGAGGGGCTAGGCTCAAGGCTGAGGGGTCAATGCCCCCGGCCGCCAGGGGGGAGGAGATCGCCGTGGAGGTGGCCAGGGCGTGGGCATTTAAGACATGA
- the eif2g gene encoding translation initiation factor IF-2 subunit gamma, whose translation MTFVYPDAIVSTAGHVDHGKTQTTYALSGVWVMKHSEEIKKAMTIKLGYTQIGIYDCGDEYYYSDGVLKEGKCPNGEEPKLVRRLSLLDVPGHEVLVATMVSGAAVVDGALLVVDASQPAPQPQTAEHFAVLDIIGVRHMVVAQNKVDLVTKEKALENYEQIRSFLAGTWAEKAKIIPISALHKVNIDALATYLAKEIPRREAELGKPARFSVLRSFNVNPPGTPPEKLRGGVLGGTLLQGVLRVGDEIELRPGLKVDKPKPGYQPIYTKVLSIEYSGYKVEEARPGGLVGIMTGLDPALTKADALAGTVVGKPGTLPPVWTAIEVETKPIPRAAGEKPEPFKQNEVVLLAVGPATVFGVVQAVKKDVITVVLKKAVCAEQGSKVVVIRQIKNRWIVTNYGTLKGGTVALE comes from the coding sequence ATGACTTTCGTCTATCCAGACGCCATTGTGTCCACAGCCGGCCACGTGGACCACGGCAAGACCCAGACTACCTACGCCCTCTCGGGCGTCTGGGTCATGAAGCACAGCGAGGAGATAAAAAAGGCCATGACTATAAAGCTGGGGTACACCCAGATAGGGATATACGACTGCGGCGACGAGTACTACTACAGCGACGGCGTGTTGAAGGAGGGGAAGTGCCCCAACGGCGAGGAGCCCAAACTGGTGAGGCGGCTCTCGCTACTAGACGTCCCGGGCCACGAGGTGCTGGTCGCCACGATGGTCTCCGGCGCCGCTGTCGTCGACGGGGCGCTCTTGGTGGTGGACGCTTCCCAGCCCGCCCCCCAGCCCCAGACAGCGGAGCACTTCGCCGTGTTGGACATCATAGGCGTGAGGCACATGGTGGTGGCCCAGAACAAGGTCGACCTAGTGACGAAGGAGAAGGCCCTTGAAAACTACGAGCAGATCAGGAGCTTCCTCGCCGGGACTTGGGCCGAGAAGGCGAAGATCATCCCGATATCTGCCTTGCACAAGGTCAACATCGACGCCCTCGCCACGTACCTGGCCAAGGAGATTCCCAGGAGGGAGGCGGAGCTGGGCAAGCCTGCCCGCTTCTCGGTGCTTAGGAGCTTCAACGTCAACCCGCCGGGCACCCCGCCGGAGAAGCTCAGAGGCGGCGTCCTAGGCGGCACGTTGCTACAAGGCGTGTTGAGGGTAGGCGACGAGATAGAGCTCAGGCCGGGGCTGAAGGTGGACAAGCCCAAGCCCGGCTACCAGCCCATATACACCAAGGTCCTCAGCATCGAGTACAGCGGGTACAAGGTAGAGGAGGCGCGGCCAGGGGGGCTGGTGGGCATAATGACTGGGCTGGACCCTGCGCTGACCAAGGCAGATGCCCTAGCCGGCACAGTGGTCGGCAAGCCGGGGACCCTCCCGCCCGTGTGGACTGCGATAGAGGTGGAGACGAAGCCCATCCCCAGAGCCGCTGGGGAGAAGCCCGAGCCCTTCAAGCAGAACGAGGTTGTCCTACTCGCAGTGGGCCCCGCCACCGTCTTCGGAGTAGTCCAAGCCGTGAAGAAAGACGTAATCACCGTCGTCTTGAAAAAGGCGGTCTGCGCAGAACAGGGCTCGAAGGTGGTCGTTATCCGGCAGATAAAGAACCGGTGGATAGTCACAAACTACGGCACCCTCAAAGGCGGCACCGTGGCACTGGAATAG